Proteins encoded by one window of Anoplopoma fimbria isolate UVic2021 breed Golden Eagle Sablefish chromosome 23, Afim_UVic_2022, whole genome shotgun sequence:
- the cdpf1 gene encoding cysteine-rich DPF motif domain-containing protein 1, which produces MEQTTSVPRQKTFTCQSCDLSSPFTYYGQKPPNTRAIVLLEECFLSQDPFSPDKEKFLVLGSTCSLCNMCVCVGSDCSLFYTKRFCMQCVNKHLEQFPHQIRAELAKKKQSSKSAVS; this is translated from the exons ATGGAGCAAACTACAAGCGTCCCCcgtcaaaaaacatttacatgcCAGTCGTGTGATTTAAGTAGCCCCTTTACTTACTACGGCCAGAAACCACCAAACACCAGAGCCATTGT GTTGCTTGAGGAGTGTTTTTTAAGCCAGGACCCCTTCAGTCCGGACAAGGAGAAGTTCCTGGTTTTAGGCTCTACCTGCAGCCTGTGcaacatgtgtgtatgtgttggatCG gaCTGCAGTCTTTTCTACACCAAGAGGTTCTGCATGCAGTGTGTGAACAAGCACTTGGAACAGTTCCCCCATCAGATCCGAGCCGAGCTGGCCAAGAAGAAGCAGAGCTCCAAGTCTGCCGTCTCGTGA
- the pparaa gene encoding peroxisome proliferator-activated receptor alpha a — protein MARDLFSPPSPLGDSLLDSPLCGDLMEDLRDISQSIGDDTLEFDFPVYQSTGSGSESSIALDTLTPASSPSSGVCAAAPSPEESLSPLNLECRVCSDKASGFHYGVHACEGCKGFFRRTIRLKLEYDKCERNCKIQKKNRNKCQYCRFHKCLAVGMSHNAIRFGRMPQAEKLKLKAECKMVEKEEASPMLTDHKILVGQIHEAYMKNFNMNKAKARLILTGKTSKPPFIIHDMETFQLAESTLTAQVVNSDCPEPESGLQAGEVVLAAGCGELQQREAEARLFHCCQSTSVETVTELTEFAKAVPGFQNLDLNDQVTLLKYGVYEALFTLLASCMNKDGLLVARGGGFITREFLKSHRRPFSDMMEPKFQFATRFNSLELDDSDLALFVAAIICCGDRPGLVDVPQVEQLQESIVQALRLHLLANHPDDNFLFPRLLQKLADLRELVTEHAQLVQEIKKTEDTSLHPLLQEIYRDMY, from the exons ATGGCCAGGGATCTCTTTAGCCCCCCATCTCCACTTGGGGATTCCCTGCTTGACAGTCCTCTGTGTGGAGACCTGATGGAGGATCTTCGGGACATCTCCCAGTCTATAGGAGATGACACTCTGGAATTTGATTTTCCGGTGTACCAGAGCACTGGCTCAGGGTCTGAGAGCTCCATCGCACTGG ACACCTTGACCCCGGCCTCCAGTCCGTCGTCGGGGGTGTGTGCAGCTGCCCCGAGTCCAGAAGAGAGCCTCAGCCCCCTCAACCTGGAGTGCCGGGTGTGCTCAGACAAGGCCTCGGGCTTCCACTACGGGGTGCACGCCTGTGAGGGCTGCAAG GGTTTCTTCAGGAGGACCATCAGGCTGAAGCTGGAGTATGATAAGTGTGAACGCAACTGCAAAATCCAAAAGAAGAACCGCAACAAGTGCCAGTACTGCCGATTCCACAAGTGCCTCGCCGTAGGCATGTCCCACAACG CCATCCGGTTTGGCCGGATGCCTCAGGCGGAGAAGCTGAAGCTAAAGGCAGAATGCAAGAtggtggagaaagaggaggcAAGCCCCATGCTGACCGACCACAAGATTCTGGTCGGGCAGATCCACGAAGCCTACATGAAGAACTTCAACATGAACAAGGCCAAAGCTCGGCTCATACTCACCGGAAAGACCAGCAAGCcg CCTTTTATAATTCACGACATGGAGACGTTCCAGCTGGCAGAGAGCACGTTAACGGCCCAGGTGGTAAACAGTGACTGTCCGGAGCCCGAGAGTGGCCTCCAAGCTGGGGAGGTGGTCCTGGCTGCAGGCTGTGGGGAACTCCAGCAGAGGGAGGCTGAAGCCAGGCTCTTCCACTGCTGCCAGAGCACCTCAGTGGAGACGGTCACAGAGCTGACGGAGTTCGCCAAGGCGGTGCCGGGTTTCCAAAACCTGGATCTGAATGACCAG GTGACTCTCTTGAAGTATGGCGTTTATGAAGCCCTCTTCACCCTCCTGGCCTCATGCATGAACAAAGACGGCCTCCTGGTGGCCCGTGGGGGAGGTTTCATCACCAGGGAGTTCCTCAAGAGCCACCGGCGGCCATTTAGCGACATGATGGAGCCCAAATTCCAGTTCGCCACACGCTTCAACTCCCTGGAGCTGGATGACAGTGACCTGGCCCTTTTTGTGGCTGCCATTATCTGCTGCGGAG ATCGCCCAGGCCTGGTGGATGTGCCTCAAGTGGAGCAGCTGCAGGAAAGCATCGTTCAGGCACTCAGGCTCCACCTGCTGGCCAACCACCCGGACGACAACTTCCTCTTCCCTAGACTGCTGCAGAAACTGGCCGACCTCCGGGAGCTGGTCACCGAGCACGCTCAGTTAGTGCAGGAGATCAAGAAAACAGAGGACACGTCACTGCACCCGCTCCTGCAAGAGATTTATAGGGACATGTACTGA
- the LOC129112606 gene encoding cyclin-dependent kinase inhibitor 1B-like — protein sequence MCNKMSDVRLSNASPTVERVDARLPDTARPPVRRTLFGTPDPEEIRSYLDASIQGEVQSFTDTYNFDPVNERPLSPRNYDWQEDRDAPEFYVREPHGRQRPQREDGTGRRDAEDRPPDSTGARKRRSGASGSCDDETQSKRSHTDDDDDDDDDEEDHGAGSQAVNAVEERLSRPEESPQDQ from the exons ATGTGCAACAAAATGTCAGACGTTCGCCTTTCCAATGCGAGCCCGACAGTGGAGAGGGTGGACGCTCGGCTGCCAGACACCGCCAGACCCCCGGTCCGCAGAACCCTTTTCGGCACACCGGACCCGGAGGAGATACGGAGTTATTTGGACGCGTCGATACAGGGAGAGGTGCAGAGTTTTACGGACACGTATAACTTTGATCCCGTCAACGAGAGACCGCTCTCTCCGCGCAACTACGACTGGCAAGAGGACCGCGACGCACCGGAGTTTTACGTCAGGGAGCCCCACGGGAGACAGCGGCCCCAGCGGGAGGACGGTACCGGCCGACGGGACGCGGAGGACCGGCCACCGGACAGCACCGGAGCGAGGAAGAGGCGGTCTGGAGCTTCAG GATCCTGCGACGACGAGACTCAGAGTAAAAGGTCGCATAccgacgatgatgatgatgatgatgatgatgaagaagaccACGGTGCAGGAAGTCAGGCGGTAAACGCCGTGGAGGAGAGACTCAGCAGGCCAGAGGAGAGCCCGCAGGACCAGTGA